Below is a window of Halanaerobiales bacterium DNA.
TTCTTTCTTCATTTTTTCAAAAAATATAAATAAATAAATAAAATATTAAGACTTTTCAATTCCACCTTGACAAGAGGTGGATTTATCTTTATACTATGTTAAGGAAAATAAAATTGTTAAATAGTAACTATTATCATTTAGGTTATTATATTATAATATATCTAAGTTATTGAAGGAGGTGGAAATAATGAGAATTAAAGATAGTTTTGAAAAATTCCTTGCAATTGAAGATAAAAATTATAAAAAAGAAATGCAGGAGAGAAATGAAGAAAAAGTAAGAAGAGAAATGTATAATATGTCATTCATGTAATAAATATGTCGGAGGTGTTTTAATGAGTAAGATTAGAAATAGTTTTGAAAATGTAACCTCTATAGATGTTAATTTTCAAAGAGTAGAAACTAAATTTGATCAATCAAAGAGAAAATCTTTAATGGATGTTAGATCTATTTAACTTGAGTTAAAATAAAATCCAAAGAAGAAGGTAGGTAGTAATTAAAATGTGGATAAGGAAAAATGCTTTGAGTAGAGAGAGTAGAGTTAAATTGGAGAAGAAGCATAAGGATGATTATAAATAACTCCCTTGGCTGGTTAAAAGGAAACCAGCAAGGGAGTTTTTTTAATTTATTCGTTATCTTCAAGTTCATCGAGTCTTTGTTGTATGGCTTCTAATTCATTTTCTAGATTTTTAGCTACATTTTTAAGATAATTTTTTTCATCTTCTTTTGCAGCTTCAGTTTGGGGTGAATTAGCTGGCTGATTTGCAGGAGCATTTGCCGGTCCATAACCTGCAAAATTTCTATAACCTCTACCAAATCCACGACCAAATCCTCTACCAGGCCCGCGACCTCTTCCAAAGCCATGTGCTGCTCCCATTCCTGGGCCAGCTTCCATATAACCAGGTCTATTATTTCCAGCACAATAACCCATTCCACGTCCAGTCATTGGTCCATATCCATCAGGTCCTGTTCTATCTCCTCTTGGCATAACTATCATCTCCTTTTAATATTTGTGTTTATCTTTATTTCTTATATATATTATAAATCAATTATGAACGAATGTCAAGAATAATTTATATTTTTTATTTTTTATAGATTACTCTCCTTTACATATCATCATAATTATAATAAAATTACAATTGATAATAGGATACTTATAATCATTTAGGAGTGGTCTTAAATGGATGAAAAATTTGTTAAAGCAACGGAAATTATAAATGATTCCAGTCATGTTACAGTATTTACTGGAGCTGGAATTTCCGTTGAAAGTGGTATTCCACCATTTAGAGGCGAAAATGGTGTCTGGAATAAATATGATCATGCCCGCTTCCTTGCTTCCTCAAGAAGCCAGTGCAAAAGGGGCCAAAATAATTGAAGTTAACATTAAACCTTCAAATTATACTAATAATATAACAGATATATTTCTAGAAGGTAAAGCAACAAAGGTGATGCAAAAGTTAAATAGAATAATATAATAGAGGTGATTTGATGAAAGATTATTTAATCAGAGCAATAACTACTAATAAAGAAATCAGAGCTCTTGCAGTAAACTCAACTGATACTGTAGAAGAAGCTAGAAAAATTCATAATACAACTCCCCTGGCTACTGCCGCTTTAGGCAGAGTAATGTCTGGAGCCCTTTTGATGGGTTCGCTTGTTAAATCAGGTGAAGAAACTAGTCTTAGTATAAGAGGAAATGGACCAATAAAAAAGATATTAGTTGAAGCAAATCAACAGGGTGAAGTTAGAGGTTATGTTTCCAATCCAAAGCTTCCACTCAAACTTACCAAGTCAAAAAAGTTAGATGTAGCTTCAGCAATTGGTAAAGGTGAGCTGGTAGTTAGGAAAAATTATTTTATGAAAGAACCTTATGAAGGTAAAGTAAAATTAATTTCTGGAGAAATTGGAGATGACTTAAGTTATTATTTTACTAAGTCTGAACAAACTCCTTCTTCTGTAGGAGTTGGTGTATTAGTAGATAAAGATCAAAGTGTAAAAGCAGCAGGTGGTTTTTTAATCCAATTATTACCTGAAGCTTCTGATGAAACTATTGATAAATTGGAAAATAATATTGGTAAAATAAATTCTTTAAGTCGTTTAATTGAAGAAGGAAGAAGTCCTGAAGATCTTTTGGATATTCTTCTTGAAGGTTTTGATTATAGAGTTATGGCTGAAAAAGATGTTAAATATAAATGTAGTTGTAATCGTGAACAGGTAAAAGGAGTTATGATATCTTTAGGAGAAGAAGAGCTTAGAGAAACGCTTAATGAAGAAGGTAAAGTTGAAATAAAATGTCATTTTTGTAATAGCAAATATGAATTTAATGAAAAAGATGTTGAAGAAGCTATTAAAAATAATAATAATAAACAGGAGGGATAATTTTGTTAAAAGAAACTGCAAATATAGTAAGAGGTTTATCTGCTGATGGAGTTGAAAAAGCTAATTCCGGTCATCCGGGAATGCCTATAGGATGTGCAGAAATAGGTAGTCTACTTTTTGGAGAAATTATGGATTTTGATCCAGATAAGCCGGAATGGGTTGATAGAGATAGATTTGTACTTTCGGCAGGTCATGGTTCTATGTTATTATATTCTTTATTACATTTATCAGGTTATGATTTGAGTTTAGAAGATCTTAAAAACTTTAGACAGTTAGGGTCCAAAACTCCAGGTCATCCTGAATATAGTGAAACTCCAGGAGTGGAAACTACTACTGGACCACTTGGTCAGGGAATAGGTAATGGAGTAGGGATGGCTATAGCTGAAAAGATGATGGCTGAAAAATATAATACTAAAGATGAAAAAGTCATTGATCATTATACTTATGTTTTAGCTGGTGATGGCTGTATGATGGAAGGGATAAGTTCTGAGGCATCCTCGCTGGCCGGTCATTTAGAACTAGAAAAATTGATAGTTATTTATGATGACAATGAAATTTCTATAGAAGGAAGTACAGATCTTGCTTTCACTGAATCTGTTGCTGATCGTTATAAAGCATATAACTGGCATGTTATAGAAGATGTAGATGGCAATGATCTTGATGAACTAAGAAAAGCTATTAAAAAAGCTAAACAAACTGATAAACCAACCTTAATTATGGCTCAAACCAGTATTGCCAAACATTCTCCTCAAAAAGAAGGTACAAGTGACGCTCATGGTGCTCCATTAGGGGAAGAAGAAATTAAAGGTTTGAAGAAAAACATTGGTTTACCAGTTGATAAAAAGTTTTATATATCTGAAGATGTTAAAGAATTTTTTGCTAAAAGAAAAAAAGAACTTAAAAATAAAAGAAAAAAATGGGTAGAAACTTTTGAAAAATGGAGTAATAAAAATCCTGAACTTAAAAAAGAATGGGATAATGCAGCTAAATTAGAACTTCCTGAGGATTTAAAGAAAAAAATCAATGATATAGATATTGATTCACCAATTGCTACTCGTAAATCAAGTGGAGCAACTTTACGAAAAATAGCAGATGAAGTACCTTATCTGATTGGTGGTTCTGCTGATTTAGCTCCTTCCAATAAAACTTATCTATCTAAATATGGAGAAATTCAAAAAGATAATTTTGCTGGAAAAAATATTAGATTTGGTGTAAGAGAACATGCAATGGGAGCAATAGCAAATGGAATAGCTGCTCATGGTGGATTTAGACCTTTTGCAGCAACATTTTTAGTATTTACAGACTATATGAGACCTGCTATGAGACTTGCTGCTCTTATGGGTTTACCTGTAATTTATGTTTTCACTCATGATTCTATTTATATTGGGGAAGATGGACCTACACATCAACCGGTTGAACATGTTGAATCATTAAGATTAATTCCCAATCTAAAAGTTATTAGACCTGCTGATGATGATGAAACTAAAGAAGCATGGTATGAAGCATTAAATAGAAAGAATGGACCTACTGCTTTAGTTTTCACAAGACAGAATTTACCACATCTTGAGAAGGAAAATGGAATAAATGGATTTGAAAAAGGTGGTTATATTGTCAGTGGAAGTGTTGAAGATGATGTAGATGTAGTTTTAATGGCCAGTGGAAGTGAAGTATCACTTGCAGTTGAAACTGCCGAATTATTAACTGAAGATGATATTAAATGTAGAGTAGTTTCTATTCCGGATAGAACAAAATTTGCAGAAAATGATCAGAAATATATTAATGGGATTTTAGGTTCACCTGATGTATTAAGAGTTGCTTTGGAAGCAGGTGTTGGCCAGGGTTGGTATCAATTCTTAGGTGATAATCACCATCTTGTTAGTGTAGAAGATTTTGGTGAAAGTGCGCCAGGTCAGCAAGTTGGAGAACATTACGGATTTAAAGCAGAAAAAATAGCTAAAGATATTAAAGATAAACTTTAAAAGAGAATTGGGGGAGATTTTTAGTGAAAAATTATAATGATATTACTTTTGCTTTAGATATAGGAACCAGAACTGTAATTGGCTTAATTTTGGAAGAAAATAAAGACGGCTATAATATTTTGGCTTCAGAAGTGATTGAACATGATAAAAGAGCGATGCTTGATGGTCAAATTCATAATGTAATTGAAGTCAGCAAAATTGTACAAAAAATAAAGAATCGTCTTGAAGAAAAATTAAATATAAATTTAAAAAAGACATCAATTGCTGCCGCTGGTAGAGCTCTAGAAACTGTTACTATTGATTCAGAATTAGTTTTTGAAAATAAAAAATATATTGATGCTAATGATATTCAAAAATTAGAATATGCCGGTATACAAAAAGCTCAAAAAAAATTAGCTGATAATAATCCAAAAAACAGTGCTGGTGATTATCATTTTGTTGGTTATAGTGTTGTTGAATATTATTTAGATGATATTTTTTTAAAAGATCTGGAAGGTCATAAAGGAAAGCAAATTAAAGCTAAATTAATAACCACCTTTCTCCCTCAGGTGGTTATTGATTCCCTTCTTTCAGTTATTAAAAGATGTGATCTTGAGGTAGAACATCTTACTTTAGAGCCTATTGCTGCAGCCAGCATGGTTATACCAAAAGAAATGTATAATTTTAATTTAGCTTTAATAGATATTGGGGCTGGAACTTCAGATATTGCTGTTACCAAAGGTGGATCTATGATTGGATATGCTATGGTTCCTGTAGCAGGAGATGAAGTTACTGAAAGTATTGCTGAAGAATATATGATGGAATATCAATTAGCAGAAAATGTCAAAAGAAAATTAACAGAAAATGATTATCTTGAAAGTAGAAATATTCTTGGAAGTAAAATAAAAATAGAAAGTAAAAATGCTCTGAATTCTATAAAACCTCAGGTAGAAAAAATGGTTAAACTAATTGGGGAGAAAATACAGGAAATTAACCAGAAAAGTCCTCAGGCTTTAATTTGTATTGGAGGAGGTAGTTTAACTCCTTTTTTAGAAGAAGAACTAGAAAAAGAAATGGATATTCCAAAAGAAAGAATTGGTATTAGGGATGGTAATAATTTAGAAAAAGTTAAGGGTGATGTAGAAAATATAGCCGGTACTCAGAGTTTAACTCCAATTGGGATAGCAGTAACAGCCAATGAAAGTAAATCTGAAGCTGTTTTTGTAGAAGTTGAAGTTAATGGAAATAATTTTCAAATATTCAGTTTAAATACTCCTACAGTTTCTGATGCCTTATTAACTGCAGAAATAGATATTAAAAGTTTACAGGCAGAACCGGGAATGGGTTTAACTTATACTCTAAATGGAAATTTGAAATCTATCAAAGGAAGCTTTGGGAAAAGTGCAGAATTGTTTTTAAATGGTAATGAGGCTGACCTAGAAGATGAGATTTCTACTGGGGATATAATAAAATTCAAAAAAGCTAAAAAAGGAAAAGATGCAAAAGCCAAAATCAAGGATATTATAAATAAAAAGTATTTAAAAGAATATAAAATCACTATTAATAATAATAAAACTACTCTAAAACCAAAAATTTTTCAAAATGGGAAACAGGTTTCACTGAATACTGAGGTAAAGGACGGAGCTGAGATTGAATTTAAAAAAATAGAGACAGTTAAAGATGGATTAGCTCAATTACTGGAAATACCTTCAAAAATGATTTCAGATCAAGTTAAAGTCTATTATTTTAATAATAATAAAGTAAGAGTTCCTAAGACTAGATATTTTGCAGAGATAACAAATTCAGATTTGGAATTAAATGATAAAATGCAAAATGATTTAGATATAAAGTTAATAGAAAAAGAAAATGAAATTGATACAATTGAAAATTTATTAAATGAAATGGATTTAGAGAAGAAAGAAAAAACTATAAATCTTGTATTTAATGGAAGTGAACTTGAAATACCAGCTGATAATCAAATTATCAAATGTAATGATAAAAAAGTAGATAAAGATTTTGAAATTAAAGATGGCGATAGAATAAAGATACAAAAAAAAGGAATGACTGTTAATAGATTATTTAAATATATAAATTACAATATTTCTGATTCACTTAAAGAAAATATGGAATTAGTTATTAATGGAGAAAGAGGAAATTATAATGATATAGTTAATTCTGGAGATAATATAAAAATGAAATTGAAGAAAAGGCAAAAGGAGGAGATTTAATGAAATGGGAAGGTAGTATTAGTTTCTTTGGAACTAATGATCTTGAAAAGACAGATCAATTTTATAAAAAATATTTTGATTTAGATATATATAAAGATCAGGGTAAATGTAAAATATATAAAATTCCTGGAGCAGGTATGATAGCTTTTTGTGAACATATGGAAGTTTTAACTAAAAATAAATCTCCAATCATAACTTTTTTGACTGAAAATGTTGATGAAATATATGACAAATTTAATAATATGGATGGAATTGAATTAACAACTCATCCTAAAAAAAATAAAAAATTTAACATTTATCAATTTTTTGCTAAAGATCCAAATGGATATACTCTAGAGATACAAAAATTTCTTGATTGAGGTTGATTATGATGGTTAATATTTTAGATAAAATAAAAAAATTAGCCAATAAATATAATACAGAAATATATTTAACTGGGGGAGCAGTAAGAGATATTATTTTAGGAAATGAAATAAATGATTATGATTTTGCTATAAAAGATGATGTTGAGAAAATAAGCATTGAGTTTTCTGAGACTATTTCTGGCACTCAGCTTGAGTTGGATGAAAAAAATAAAATTTATAGAGTTGTCAAAAATAATATTGATTATGATTTTACAGCTTTAAGAGGAGATAGTATCAAAAAAGATTTAGCAAAAAGAGATTTTACTATAAATGCTATGGCAATTCACCATCATAATTTTAGCAAAATAAAAAATGCTAATAAAAAAAACAATATAAATCAAAAAATAATTTTTGATCCCTACCAGGGAATAATCGATATTAAAAATTCGTTAATAAGAGTTGTAAAATTAAAATCTTTTGAAGATGATCCAATTAGACTTTTAAGGGGAATCCGATTTAAAGCAATATTAAATTTTGATATTGAAAAAAATACTGAAAAATTAATTTATAAAAATAGAAAATTAATAAAAAAAACTGCGCCTGAAAGAATAAGATATGAATTAATAAAAATATTTGAATCATCAAATACTACTGAATTAGTAAATTATATGGAAGATAGAGTTGAAATATTTTCTGTTATTTTTCCAGCTGTAAAAATATTAAAGAATAATGATTATGGTTTCTCCAGTAAAATTAATAGTTGGGAACATGTTCTTGATATGTTAAATTTGAATAATGAGTTTTTTCAAAAACAAGTAATAAATTATTTACCCAAAAAAGATAATATAGCGATGTTAAAATTTGCTATAATATTTCATGAATATAATAATATAATTAACAATAAAAAAATTTCTGAAAATAATAAAAGGATTGAAGAAATATTTAGAAATCTAAAATTTAGCAATTGGGAAATTAAATATATCAATATGATAATAAAATATCATAGTAAAGTTTTTTCTTTATACAATGATAAAAATTTAAACGATAGTAAGATATATGATTTTTTTGAAAAAGTTAGGGATTTTGCCAAAGATATTTTATTTTTGGCTGCCTTAGATTATGTAAGTATTAAAAGATTAGAAGAAGATGGTAACGAAGCTTCTGAGTTTTTGCATTTTATAAATAAGTTATTAAATAGATATGATATTATGATTAAGGCAATTAAAAATCCATTATTAACTGGTGAAGAAATAATTGAGGTTTTAAACATTAGAGAAGGACCTTTAGTTGGTGAATATCTAAAAAAAATAAAAAAACAACAGGCTTTAGGTAAAATAACTACAAAATCTGAGGCAATATTTTACCTAAATAATTTAAATTTTACTAAAGATAATAATAGGTGAGAGCAATGATTATTCCAAGTCCTGCTCCTGCTAGGACTTCAAAAGGGGTATGGCCTACCAGCTCTTTTAAATCAGCTTTTATTTTATTAGGTTTTTTATTTATATGTTCTATATCGAGATTTTTAATAAGATGATTTAAGACATTTGCCTGTTTTCCTACAGATCTTCTTACTCCACTTGCATCATAGATTATTATTAGAGAAAATACAGTAACAATTGCAAAAAGGTCAGAATCAAAACCATATTTTAAGGCAACCATTGTACTTAAAGTAGAAACAAATGAAGCATGAGAGCTTGGCATACCACCAGAACCTACTATTCGTCTAAAATCAAAAGGTCTTTCTGTAAATATTTTCATAAACTGAGCCATAAAAAGTGAAAATAAAGATATATTTAAAATTGACATTTTTATCACCTTTAATTTTATATATTACTAAAATAGAAAAATAAATTTATAATTCATCTTACTTTATTTTATAAAATTTAGGCTTTAACTGCAAGTGTTAATTATATTATTTTATTTATGAAATTAATTTAAATCCAGGAGGGGAGATATATGGCTAATAAAAATAATTTCTCTCTGACAGTTATAGTTATAGTTTTTGCAATAATAACTATATTTGTTGGTTATTTTTTAGGTAATTGGATGATTAGAATGGCTTTTGAAAATCCAGAACAAAGTAATGAAATTTCTAAACAAGAAGTAAATCAAGAGGAAGAGAAAAAAGAAGTTAATATTGATGAAAAAACAGATACAGTAACAACTATTAAAGATCAAAATGGGAAAGTAACGACAGACACATTTTCTAAAGCAAGTTATGCAGTCCAGGTAGGAGCTTTTAATAATTATAATAATGCCCAAAAATTAAAAAAAGAATTAGAAAACCATGGTTATGAAGTTTTAATAACTGAAAACAAACCTCACAAAGTTAGAGTAGGTCCTTCTTCTGAAAAAAAAGGGGCTGAAACTATTAAAAAAGAAATTGAAAAAATTGGATATAATGGTTTTGTTTTAAATATTAATAATTAATAAAATTATTCAATTAAAATTATTTTGTGTAAATTTAAACAACTTTAATTATCCTTGTTATTATATGTCATATAAGTTATAATATATAATGGTTAATATTCATTATTGTTATTTAATACACTTGACAAAGGGGTGTGAAATTAATGAGTTTTCTAACATTCAAACAGGGGATTCATCCTGATTATAAAAAAGAACTTACAAATAAGGAACCCCTAAATGAAGCAAAGAGGCCTAACGAAGTTGTTATTCCTTTACAGCAACACATTGGTGCTCCATTAAATCCAGTAGTTGAAAAGGGAGACCATGTTGATATGGGCCAGAAAATAGGTGATACAGATAGTTTTGTAGCAGCTCCCGTTCATGCTTCTGTTTCGGGAAAAGTAAAAGATATCACCGAAATTCAAACTGCTTCAGGTGCTAAAACACTTTCTGTAATTATTGAAGCAGATGAGGAAGATAAGTTAGCTGAAAATTTAGATAAGCATGAAAATTATGAACATTTATCTCCAGATGAAATAAGAAATATTGTCAGAGAAGCTGGAATTGCAGGTATGGGTGGAGCAATGTTTCCTACACATGTTAAATTATCAGTTCCAGATGACAAAGAAGTTGATTATTTTGTATTAAATGGAGCTGAATGTGAACCATATCTCACAGTAGACCACAGAATGATGGTTGAAAGACCTAATTCGGTCTTAAATGGTATGAAAATAATGATGAAAGCAGTAGATGTCAAAAAAGGGTTTATTGGTATTGAGGAAAATAAGCCTGATGCTATTGATGCAATGGAAAAAGCTGTAGATGATGAAGAGCATATAGAAGTAAAAGTTTTTGAAACTAAGTATCCTCAGGGCGGCGAAAAAATGATGATAAAAGCTGCTTTAGATAGAGAAGTACCTGTTGGAGGTTTACCACTTGATGTGGGGGTAGTAGTAAATAATGTAACAACAGCTGTTGCAGTATCAGATGCTGTTAAAAAAGGTATGCCTTTAATAAAAAGATCTGTAACTGTAACTGGTTCTGGAATTGAAAATCCACAAAATTTTATTTGTAGAATTGGAACAAAAATTGGTGAACTAATTGAACAGGCTGGTGGATTTAAAGATGATGTAGGTAAAATTGTTGTTGGAGGGCCTATGACTGGAAGTGCTCAGCATAGTATAGAAACTCCAATTGTAAAAGGTAGTTCAGGAATATTGGTTTTACCTCCTGAAGAAGTACAATATTCTGAACCTGAACCATGTATTAGATGTGCACGTTGTGTTGATGCATGTCCTATGTCACTGGTTCCAGTTAAATTAGCTAAATATGCTGAACATGATATGTATGAAAAAATGGAAGAATTTAATATTCAAAATTGTATTAAATGTGGATCCTGTTCTTATATTTGTCCATCAAGTAGAC
It encodes the following:
- a CDS encoding DUF5320 domain-containing protein, with translation MPRGDRTGPDGYGPMTGRGMGYCAGNNRPGYMEAGPGMGAAHGFGRGRGPGRGFGRGFGRGYRNFAGYGPANAPANQPANSPQTEAAKEDEKNYLKNVAKNLENELEAIQQRLDELEDNE
- a CDS encoding Sir2 family NAD-dependent protein deacetylase, with the translated sequence MDEKFVKATEIINDSSHVTVFTGAGISVESGIPPFRGENGVWNKYDHARFLASSRSQCKRGQNN
- the hslO gene encoding Hsp33 family molecular chaperone HslO, whose product is MKDYLIRAITTNKEIRALAVNSTDTVEEARKIHNTTPLATAALGRVMSGALLMGSLVKSGEETSLSIRGNGPIKKILVEANQQGEVRGYVSNPKLPLKLTKSKKLDVASAIGKGELVVRKNYFMKEPYEGKVKLISGEIGDDLSYYFTKSEQTPSSVGVGVLVDKDQSVKAAGGFLIQLLPEASDETIDKLENNIGKINSLSRLIEEGRSPEDLLDILLEGFDYRVMAEKDVKYKCSCNREQVKGVMISLGEEELRETLNEEGKVEIKCHFCNSKYEFNEKDVEEAIKNNNNKQEG
- the tkt gene encoding transketolase, with amino-acid sequence MLKETANIVRGLSADGVEKANSGHPGMPIGCAEIGSLLFGEIMDFDPDKPEWVDRDRFVLSAGHGSMLLYSLLHLSGYDLSLEDLKNFRQLGSKTPGHPEYSETPGVETTTGPLGQGIGNGVGMAIAEKMMAEKYNTKDEKVIDHYTYVLAGDGCMMEGISSEASSLAGHLELEKLIVIYDDNEISIEGSTDLAFTESVADRYKAYNWHVIEDVDGNDLDELRKAIKKAKQTDKPTLIMAQTSIAKHSPQKEGTSDAHGAPLGEEEIKGLKKNIGLPVDKKFYISEDVKEFFAKRKKELKNKRKKWVETFEKWSNKNPELKKEWDNAAKLELPEDLKKKINDIDIDSPIATRKSSGATLRKIADEVPYLIGGSADLAPSNKTYLSKYGEIQKDNFAGKNIRFGVREHAMGAIANGIAAHGGFRPFAATFLVFTDYMRPAMRLAALMGLPVIYVFTHDSIYIGEDGPTHQPVEHVESLRLIPNLKVIRPADDDETKEAWYEALNRKNGPTALVFTRQNLPHLEKENGINGFEKGGYIVSGSVEDDVDVVLMASGSEVSLAVETAELLTEDDIKCRVVSIPDRTKFAENDQKYINGILGSPDVLRVALEAGVGQGWYQFLGDNHHLVSVEDFGESAPGQQVGEHYGFKAEKIAKDIKDKL
- a CDS encoding cell division FtsA domain-containing protein gives rise to the protein MKNYNDITFALDIGTRTVIGLILEENKDGYNILASEVIEHDKRAMLDGQIHNVIEVSKIVQKIKNRLEEKLNINLKKTSIAAAGRALETVTIDSELVFENKKYIDANDIQKLEYAGIQKAQKKLADNNPKNSAGDYHFVGYSVVEYYLDDIFLKDLEGHKGKQIKAKLITTFLPQVVIDSLLSVIKRCDLEVEHLTLEPIAAASMVIPKEMYNFNLALIDIGAGTSDIAVTKGGSMIGYAMVPVAGDEVTESIAEEYMMEYQLAENVKRKLTENDYLESRNILGSKIKIESKNALNSIKPQVEKMVKLIGEKIQEINQKSPQALICIGGGSLTPFLEEELEKEMDIPKERIGIRDGNNLEKVKGDVENIAGTQSLTPIGIAVTANESKSEAVFVEVEVNGNNFQIFSLNTPTVSDALLTAEIDIKSLQAEPGMGLTYTLNGNLKSIKGSFGKSAELFLNGNEADLEDEISTGDIIKFKKAKKGKDAKAKIKDIINKKYLKEYKITINNNKTTLKPKIFQNGKQVSLNTEVKDGAEIEFKKIETVKDGLAQLLEIPSKMISDQVKVYYFNNNKVRVPKTRYFAEITNSDLELNDKMQNDLDIKLIEKENEIDTIENLLNEMDLEKKEKTINLVFNGSELEIPADNQIIKCNDKKVDKDFEIKDGDRIKIQKKGMTVNRLFKYINYNISDSLKENMELVINGERGNYNDIVNSGDNIKMKLKKRQKEEI
- a CDS encoding VOC family protein; the protein is MKWEGSISFFGTNDLEKTDQFYKKYFDLDIYKDQGKCKIYKIPGAGMIAFCEHMEVLTKNKSPIITFLTENVDEIYDKFNNMDGIELTTHPKKNKKFNIYQFFAKDPNGYTLEIQKFLD
- a CDS encoding divergent PAP2 family protein; the protein is MSILNISLFSLFMAQFMKIFTERPFDFRRIVGSGGMPSSHASFVSTLSTMVALKYGFDSDLFAIVTVFSLIIIYDASGVRRSVGKQANVLNHLIKNLDIEHINKKPNKIKADLKELVGHTPFEVLAGAGLGIIIALTYYYL
- a CDS encoding SPOR domain-containing protein, giving the protein MANKNNFSLTVIVIVFAIITIFVGYFLGNWMIRMAFENPEQSNEISKQEVNQEEEKKEVNIDEKTDTVTTIKDQNGKVTTDTFSKASYAVQVGAFNNYNNAQKLKKELENHGYEVLITENKPHKVRVGPSSEKKGAETIKKEIEKIGYNGFVLNINN
- the rsxC gene encoding electron transport complex subunit RsxC; translation: MSFLTFKQGIHPDYKKELTNKEPLNEAKRPNEVVIPLQQHIGAPLNPVVEKGDHVDMGQKIGDTDSFVAAPVHASVSGKVKDITEIQTASGAKTLSVIIEADEEDKLAENLDKHENYEHLSPDEIRNIVREAGIAGMGGAMFPTHVKLSVPDDKEVDYFVLNGAECEPYLTVDHRMMVERPNSVLNGMKIMMKAVDVKKGFIGIEENKPDAIDAMEKAVDDEEHIEVKVFETKYPQGGEKMMIKAALDREVPVGGLPLDVGVVVNNVTTAVAVSDAVKKGMPLIKRSVTVTGSGIENPQNFICRIGTKIGELIEQAGGFKDDVGKIVVGGPMTGSAQHSIETPIVKGSSGILVLPPEEVQYSEPEPCIRCARCVDACPMSLVPVKLAKYAEHDMYEKMEEFNIQNCIKCGSCSYICPSSRPLLQNIEIGQAELAAKQREDE